From a single Polyangiaceae bacterium genomic region:
- a CDS encoding glycosyltransferase family 4 protein, which produces MATTLLDLSVLATNTRTRGIGRYVADLALGIARAKRETTDLRVLGIERLGWVGNSVVTEDLEGAVERLTDLSVPARAHANWAYRVRVSLAAAAQSVAPDLIHTGHPNATPIGDLPCPRVTTCHDLIPLHYPKHYLTWRDGYRVGREKLDHRRYHSARHVIAVSQTTADDLIGLLRVPAEKVTVVYNGVDLSRWSSEPGEGDAEVRARYGLSEASYILGVGAANWRKNPVGTIQALARARKSVADQNLMLVWAARLGSETQRLLVSTARQEGVEDAVRLIGYVPDDELAALYRGAVAQVFVSRAEGFGYPVVEAMATGCPVITSDRSSMAEIAGDAAVLVDPEQTDAIADAIVQLATDPDARFSFAQRGVARAQQFSLEKMARRTLDVYRKVIAEDRG; this is translated from the coding sequence ATGGCCACCACCCTTCTCGATCTCTCCGTGCTCGCGACCAACACCCGCACGCGCGGGATTGGGCGTTACGTGGCGGATCTCGCCCTGGGTATCGCGCGGGCCAAACGCGAGACCACGGATCTGCGGGTGCTCGGTATCGAGCGCCTGGGCTGGGTCGGCAACTCCGTGGTGACGGAAGATCTCGAAGGCGCCGTGGAGCGCCTCACGGATCTGAGCGTGCCGGCCCGCGCGCACGCCAACTGGGCGTATCGCGTGCGCGTGTCCTTGGCGGCAGCCGCGCAGAGCGTGGCGCCGGATCTGATCCACACCGGTCACCCGAACGCGACGCCCATCGGGGACTTGCCCTGCCCGCGGGTGACCACCTGCCACGATCTCATTCCGCTGCACTACCCGAAGCACTACCTCACCTGGCGCGATGGTTATCGCGTCGGTCGCGAGAAGCTCGATCACCGGCGCTACCACTCTGCGCGTCACGTGATCGCCGTGAGCCAGACCACGGCGGACGACCTGATCGGGTTGCTCCGTGTGCCCGCCGAAAAGGTGACGGTGGTGTACAACGGCGTGGATCTCTCGCGCTGGAGCAGCGAGCCGGGAGAGGGCGACGCCGAGGTGCGCGCGCGCTACGGGCTCAGCGAGGCGAGCTACATCTTGGGCGTGGGCGCCGCCAACTGGCGCAAGAACCCGGTGGGCACGATCCAAGCGCTGGCCCGCGCCCGCAAGTCCGTGGCGGATCAGAACCTCATGCTGGTATGGGCGGCGCGCCTGGGCAGCGAGACGCAACGGCTGCTAGTGAGCACCGCGCGGCAAGAGGGCGTGGAGGACGCCGTGCGTCTCATCGGCTACGTGCCCGACGACGAGCTCGCGGCCCTCTACCGCGGCGCCGTGGCACAGGTGTTCGTGTCCCGCGCGGAGGGCTTCGGCTACCCGGTGGTGGAAGCCATGGCCACCGGCTGCCCGGTGATCACCAGCGACCGCTCGAGCATGGCGGAGATCGCTGGGGACGCCGCCGTGCTCGTGGATCCGGAGCAGACCGACGCCATCGCCGACGCCATCGTCCAGCTCGCCACCGACCCCGACGCACGTTTCAGCTTCGCGCAGCGGGGCGTGGCTCGCGCCCAGCAGTTCAGCCTGGAGAAGATGGCGCGCCGCACGCTGGACGTGTACCGCAAAGTGATCGCCGAAGACCGCGGTTAA
- a CDS encoding type II toxin-antitoxin system Phd/YefM family antitoxin: MVKSYTVANARANLAEIVDEVAAGTDVELTRRGKKVAVLLSTSRYARLHGDRVAFMTAYETFRKEADLSEVGVERDWAQELRDQIPASSIS, translated from the coding sequence ATGGTGAAGAGCTACACGGTGGCCAACGCCCGCGCGAACCTTGCGGAGATCGTGGACGAGGTCGCCGCCGGGACGGATGTCGAGCTGACCCGGCGAGGGAAGAAAGTGGCGGTCCTGCTATCGACGTCGCGATACGCACGGCTACACGGCGACCGCGTGGCGTTCATGACAGCCTATGAGACCTTCCGCAAAGAGGCGGATCTGAGTGAAGTAGGCGTGGAGAGGGACTGGGCTCAAGAGCTACGAGATCAGATCCCGGCGTCCTCGATCAGTTGA
- a CDS encoding choice-of-anchor J domain-containing protein, whose translation MRRDTRSLYGGLIAGAVLLLGALAPIGCGSDSSSSSPGGGGSGATGGSGATGGFGNTSGTGGGNADAGPQCPGATLCNGACVQTNYDPANCGSCGNACATGEVCSSGTCGLTCTGGSTQCGTTCTNTDVDPANCGACGTACATGEVCSAGTCASQCLGGTTDCGGKCVDTALDPANCGACGTACATGEVCSNGTCGLACSGGTSKCGTACVDTNTDPANCGACGTACATGEVCSAGTCGLSCVGGTTKCGTACVDTNTDPANCGACGTACATGEVCSGGTCGIVCAGGTTKCGTVCVDTSTDPANCGTCGTACATGEVCSGGTCGLSCSGGTTNCSGQCVNLQTDVANCGQCAKPCATGQACVAGACELTCGGGTTKCGTACVVLDNDPNNCGACGTVCAAGNYCAAGVCKAACSNPTPTVLFTEDFSSNGAGWTLGTDWGIGNATASSGQNHFNPDPATDHSPSGNGVAGVVIGGNAPTAQHGFYYLTSPIINAAGATSLQLSFWRWLNSDYTPFMQNNVQVFDGTNWVTVWQSGPSPGIQDNQWTQLTYDISAYANANLRVRFGYRIGNAGVYTVSSWNLDDVTVTKVTCN comes from the coding sequence ATGAGACGAGACACGAGGTCCCTCTACGGGGGACTGATTGCGGGAGCGGTGTTGCTCCTCGGCGCTCTGGCTCCCATCGGTTGCGGAAGCGACTCGAGCAGCTCGTCGCCCGGTGGCGGCGGTTCGGGGGCAACTGGTGGCTCTGGAGCGACCGGCGGTTTCGGCAATACCTCAGGAACCGGCGGCGGAAATGCCGATGCCGGCCCGCAGTGCCCTGGCGCGACCTTGTGCAACGGCGCTTGTGTGCAGACCAACTACGATCCGGCGAACTGCGGCTCCTGCGGCAACGCCTGCGCGACGGGTGAGGTGTGCTCGAGCGGCACCTGCGGCCTGACGTGCACCGGCGGCAGCACCCAGTGCGGAACGACCTGCACCAACACGGACGTGGATCCCGCCAACTGCGGAGCGTGCGGCACGGCCTGCGCGACGGGTGAGGTGTGCTCGGCGGGAACCTGCGCGTCCCAGTGCCTGGGTGGCACCACGGACTGCGGCGGCAAGTGCGTCGACACCGCCCTGGATCCGGCGAACTGCGGAGCGTGCGGCACGGCCTGCGCGACGGGCGAGGTGTGCTCGAACGGCACCTGCGGCTTGGCGTGTTCCGGCGGCACTTCCAAGTGCGGGACGGCGTGCGTGGACACCAACACGGATCCGGCGAACTGCGGCGCGTGCGGCACGGCGTGTGCGACGGGCGAGGTGTGCTCGGCGGGCACCTGCGGCCTCAGCTGCGTGGGCGGCACCACCAAGTGCGGGACGGCGTGCGTGGACACCAACACGGATCCGGCGAACTGCGGAGCGTGTGGCACCGCGTGCGCGACAGGCGAGGTGTGCTCCGGCGGCACCTGCGGCATCGTGTGCGCCGGCGGAACGACCAAGTGCGGGACGGTTTGCGTGGACACCAGCACGGATCCGGCGAACTGCGGCACGTGCGGCACGGCGTGCGCGACGGGCGAGGTGTGCTCGGGCGGCACCTGCGGCCTGTCGTGCTCGGGCGGCACCACCAACTGCAGCGGCCAGTGCGTGAACCTGCAGACCGACGTGGCCAACTGTGGTCAGTGCGCGAAGCCCTGCGCTACGGGTCAGGCGTGCGTGGCCGGCGCGTGCGAGCTCACTTGCGGTGGCGGTACCACCAAGTGCGGCACGGCCTGCGTGGTGCTGGACAACGATCCGAACAACTGCGGCGCCTGCGGTACCGTGTGCGCTGCAGGTAATTACTGCGCGGCGGGTGTGTGCAAGGCGGCTTGCTCCAATCCGACGCCCACGGTGCTGTTCACCGAGGACTTCTCGAGCAACGGCGCCGGTTGGACGCTGGGGACCGACTGGGGCATCGGCAACGCCACGGCTTCCAGCGGGCAAAACCACTTCAATCCGGATCCCGCCACGGATCACAGTCCCTCCGGTAACGGCGTGGCCGGTGTGGTCATCGGTGGCAACGCGCCAACGGCCCAGCACGGCTTCTACTACCTCACCAGCCCCATCATCAACGCGGCGGGCGCCACGTCGCTGCAGCTGAGCTTCTGGCGCTGGCTGAACAGCGATTACACGCCGTTCATGCAGAACAACGTGCAGGTGTTCGATGGCACCAACTGGGTCACTGTGTGGCAGTCCGGGCCCTCTCCCGGCATCCAAGACAACCAGTGGACGCAGCTCACCTACGACATCAGCGCGTACGCCAACGCCAACCTGCGGGTGCGCTTTGGCTACAGGATTGGCAACGCGGGTGTGTACACCGTGTCGTCCTGGAATCTCGACGACGTCACGGTGACCAAGGTCACCTGCAACTAG
- a CDS encoding tetratricopeptide repeat protein, producing the protein MKRLVGALVVAAVLIPSAAAAQKPAAKDKAAAKGDKGGDKATTGGNGDVRRDPNGIKGISPFWENVKKGDDLYVARDFDGAISAYKDAITKEPQNALGHYRIGEAYLAKGSMKDAEESWVAALRYVGRDGGLKAKILFVLADLRERQKSYDDATDRWIAYETFAKQATQTKTYPATAADRKKRVAEWKQLLEQYGAVKKRIEQRLKEADDKAKKSAQ; encoded by the coding sequence ATGAAGCGCTTGGTCGGAGCTCTGGTGGTGGCAGCGGTCCTGATCCCCTCGGCGGCAGCGGCGCAGAAGCCCGCAGCGAAGGACAAGGCCGCGGCCAAGGGCGACAAGGGCGGCGACAAGGCCACGACCGGCGGCAATGGTGACGTGCGACGGGATCCCAACGGCATCAAGGGCATCAGCCCGTTCTGGGAGAACGTGAAGAAGGGCGACGACCTCTACGTCGCGCGCGACTTCGACGGTGCCATCTCCGCGTACAAAGATGCGATCACCAAGGAGCCGCAGAACGCGCTCGGGCACTATCGCATCGGCGAGGCGTACTTGGCGAAGGGCAGCATGAAGGACGCCGAGGAGTCCTGGGTGGCGGCGCTGCGCTACGTCGGCCGCGACGGCGGACTGAAGGCGAAGATCTTGTTCGTGCTCGCGGACCTGCGGGAGCGCCAGAAGTCCTACGACGACGCTACGGATCGCTGGATCGCCTACGAGACTTTCGCCAAGCAAGCGACGCAGACGAAGACCTATCCGGCCACCGCCGCGGACCGCAAGAAGCGCGTCGCGGAGTGGAAGCAGCTGCTCGAGCAGTACGGTGCGGTGAAGAAGCGCATCGAGCAGCGGCTCAAGGAAGCCGACGACAAGGCCAAGAAGAGCGCGCAGTAG
- a CDS encoding biopolymer transporter ExbD: MIRAALSLFVVFTAGCSTTTPPPARCAEPTPAAAPATPTSTRESESTPPPVKAVPYDLPKTEDFAPPVALPTAGTAEAVSPVLSVELTRDGAVSVNGKPLSNVDDLRRIAQQAHDGNPDVRAVIRADKDVAWGSVVHVLDLLKQGSVAKIAFGVSR, translated from the coding sequence ATGATTCGCGCAGCGCTGTCGCTATTTGTAGTTTTCACTGCCGGTTGCAGTACAACGACGCCGCCTCCGGCACGCTGCGCGGAGCCGACGCCTGCGGCAGCACCGGCAACGCCGACGAGCACGAGAGAGAGCGAGAGCACGCCGCCACCCGTGAAGGCCGTGCCCTACGATTTGCCGAAAACGGAAGACTTCGCGCCGCCAGTGGCGCTACCCACGGCCGGCACGGCGGAAGCGGTATCGCCGGTCCTGAGCGTCGAGCTCACCCGGGACGGTGCCGTGTCCGTGAACGGCAAGCCGCTGAGCAACGTGGACGATCTACGGCGCATCGCCCAGCAGGCCCACGACGGAAATCCGGACGTTCGCGCGGTGATCCGGGCGGACAAGGACGTGGCCTGGGGCAGCGTGGTGCACGTGCTGGATTTGCTGAAACAGGGTTCCGTCGCCAAAATTGCCTTCGGCGTCTCGCGCTGA
- a CDS encoding OsmC family protein produces MTTELNGWNVEAMTEAIEEVKKTPEAGRLTWRGRVEWDGGFGLDVHTREIEQMGEVMHRHFTLRGDHPPELLGKNTGPTAIETYLAALGACMAGTFAAQATARDVKVEKLQLEVSGNIDLNGFFGLAPVRPGLSNVKLEFSVDAEADDATLAEILEAAQTHSPIFDTTTKPVKVQATVRRADQ; encoded by the coding sequence ATGACAACAGAGCTCAATGGTTGGAACGTGGAGGCCATGACCGAGGCAATCGAGGAAGTGAAGAAGACACCCGAGGCAGGACGCCTCACCTGGCGCGGGCGCGTGGAGTGGGACGGAGGCTTTGGGCTGGATGTGCACACCCGCGAGATCGAACAGATGGGCGAGGTGATGCATCGCCACTTCACCCTGCGCGGAGATCACCCACCGGAGCTGCTCGGGAAGAACACCGGTCCTACGGCCATCGAGACCTATTTGGCGGCGCTGGGCGCGTGCATGGCCGGGACGTTTGCGGCACAGGCCACTGCGCGCGACGTGAAGGTCGAGAAGCTACAGCTGGAGGTCTCGGGCAACATCGACCTGAACGGCTTCTTCGGGCTCGCACCGGTGCGGCCGGGGCTCTCCAACGTGAAGCTCGAGTTTTCCGTCGACGCCGAGGCGGACGACGCGACGCTCGCGGAAATCTTGGAGGCGGCGCAGACCCACTCGCCGATCTTCGACACCACCACGAAGCCCGTGAAAGTACAGGCGACGGTGCGGCGGGCGGATCAGTAG
- a CDS encoding helix-turn-helix domain-containing protein: MTPLHVTLVATPDTQVSPLSGLYETLEAFPLLASIENDVPTRPFHVDIVVPNDGVKRGASGLPLGAHLTHDDVEQTDIAIVPLMMVSDLHWETGRYPRLVRWLERQHAGGAVLASACTGVLLVAETGLLEGREATLHWAFARTFRENFPGVRLRTEEVLITCGPRGELVMTGGVMSWHDLALHLIARHVGPIAAQSMARLLMLEWHGKGQAPYVHFSPRLDHGDAAVADAQRWLALHYMSDNPVEEVCARTKLSRRTLERRFRAVTGHTPIAYVQELRIEEARRLLERTTHSVEQIGAEVGYENGGFFRRVFRRVTHLTPSAYRRKFQLRGLGA, encoded by the coding sequence ATGACGCCGCTCCATGTCACTCTCGTCGCGACTCCGGACACGCAGGTGTCGCCGTTGAGCGGCTTGTACGAAACGCTCGAAGCGTTTCCGCTGCTTGCGAGCATCGAAAACGACGTGCCGACCCGTCCGTTTCACGTCGATATCGTGGTGCCCAACGACGGCGTGAAGCGAGGCGCCAGCGGGCTACCCCTGGGCGCGCACCTCACCCACGACGACGTGGAGCAAACGGACATTGCCATCGTGCCATTGATGATGGTGAGCGACCTGCACTGGGAGACCGGCCGCTACCCACGCCTCGTGCGCTGGCTCGAGCGCCAGCACGCAGGCGGCGCCGTCTTGGCATCCGCTTGCACCGGCGTATTGCTCGTGGCCGAGACCGGACTTCTCGAGGGGCGGGAGGCCACGCTGCATTGGGCCTTCGCGCGCACCTTTCGCGAGAACTTTCCTGGCGTACGGCTCCGCACGGAGGAGGTCTTGATCACCTGCGGCCCACGTGGCGAGCTGGTGATGACCGGGGGCGTGATGTCCTGGCACGACCTTGCACTGCATCTGATCGCGCGGCACGTCGGGCCCATCGCTGCCCAGTCCATGGCGCGCTTGCTGATGTTGGAGTGGCACGGCAAGGGGCAGGCGCCCTACGTACATTTTTCTCCCCGCCTGGACCACGGCGACGCGGCTGTGGCCGATGCACAGCGCTGGCTCGCGCTGCATTACATGTCGGACAATCCCGTGGAAGAAGTCTGTGCCAGGACAAAGCTCTCGCGCCGCACTCTGGAGCGGCGCTTCCGCGCAGTCACGGGCCACACACCCATCGCGTACGTCCAAGAGTTGCGTATCGAAGAGGCACGGCGACTGCTGGAACGCACCACCCACTCCGTCGAGCAGATCGGAGCCGAGGTAGGCTACGAAAACGGTGGCTTCTTCCGCCGCGTATTCCGCCGCGTGACACACCTCACGCCCAGCGCCTACCGTCGCAAGTTCCAGCTCCGCGGGCTCGGCGCTTGA
- a CDS encoding aminoglycoside phosphotransferase family protein has protein sequence MDVGQSLRPLLPASAVGTVKAVEAFQMGKSGAGVYAVTTDRGEYVLRVQGAHVDTPFEEHIALLRRVAERGIAPAIVHVDDGARAVVTKRIQGLSLAAALGDTAQRTAFLGSLVAQLRALQALDATNVPARDPVGYARRVWDEQRTRPAFPKWGREMDGLLADGARALAEDPRRVLGHNDMNPSNVLWDGTQVWLVDWDAAGTAHPFYDLAVFVMFLDLPPDAAHGLLALQQGVPPTDRERETFALLRRLSALLTGSLFLRFVPDLSRFAAPTRADAPTMAQCKADMTAGKLDLSAPSGCAAFGLALLGIAANQ, from the coding sequence GTGGATGTGGGTCAATCCCTTCGCCCGCTGCTGCCCGCCTCGGCAGTGGGAACCGTAAAGGCCGTCGAGGCGTTTCAGATGGGCAAGTCCGGCGCGGGCGTTTACGCCGTCACGACGGACCGCGGTGAGTACGTGCTGCGGGTACAGGGCGCGCACGTGGACACGCCCTTCGAGGAGCACATCGCGCTGTTGCGGCGGGTGGCAGAGCGGGGCATCGCTCCTGCCATCGTCCACGTGGACGATGGCGCCCGCGCCGTGGTGACGAAACGCATCCAGGGGCTCTCCCTCGCTGCCGCGCTGGGGGACACCGCGCAGCGGACGGCATTTCTCGGGAGTCTCGTCGCGCAGCTCCGGGCGCTTCAAGCGCTGGACGCCACGAACGTGCCCGCGCGCGATCCGGTGGGCTACGCGCGTCGGGTCTGGGACGAGCAACGTACGCGCCCCGCGTTCCCCAAGTGGGGTCGCGAGATGGACGGACTGTTGGCGGACGGCGCTCGCGCCCTGGCCGAGGATCCGCGGCGCGTGTTGGGGCACAACGACATGAACCCGAGCAACGTCCTGTGGGATGGCACGCAAGTGTGGCTCGTGGATTGGGACGCCGCCGGCACCGCGCATCCGTTCTACGATTTGGCCGTGTTCGTCATGTTCCTGGATCTGCCGCCGGACGCGGCGCACGGCCTGCTCGCGCTGCAGCAAGGTGTGCCGCCTACGGACAGAGAGCGCGAGACCTTCGCGCTACTGCGCCGGCTCAGCGCGCTGCTCACGGGCAGCCTGTTCCTGCGTTTCGTCCCCGACCTCTCGCGCTTTGCCGCGCCCACGCGCGCTGACGCTCCCACTATGGCCCAGTGCAAAGCGGACATGACCGCCGGCAAGCTCGATCTCTCGGCGCCCAGCGGCTGTGCCGCTTTCGGTCTGGCCCTGCTGGGCATCGCGGCAAACCAATAA
- a CDS encoding GNAT family N-acetyltransferase produces MNVQLVSPTEKLRESFLHALREFQREGLSWWRGGDIDIAERDFAAFVAKKLADARPDTRSIPKTHLWAASEGQFVGRISIFHALTDALRLEGGHIGYDTVPSFRGRGVATEMLRLALPVARDLGLTEILLTCNDDNAASIRVIEKNGGALGETRALQPGGAVKRYYWIRLAQGRPE; encoded by the coding sequence ATGAACGTTCAGCTCGTTTCGCCGACCGAGAAGCTCCGCGAGAGCTTCCTTCACGCGCTGCGGGAATTCCAACGGGAGGGGCTTTCGTGGTGGCGCGGAGGCGACATCGACATCGCCGAGCGAGACTTTGCGGCCTTCGTGGCGAAGAAGCTCGCGGATGCGCGGCCTGATACGCGCTCTATCCCCAAGACGCATTTGTGGGCCGCGAGTGAAGGGCAGTTCGTCGGGCGCATCTCCATTTTCCACGCGCTGACCGATGCCCTTCGGCTCGAGGGCGGGCACATCGGCTACGACACCGTGCCGTCGTTCCGGGGCCGCGGTGTCGCGACGGAGATGCTCCGCTTGGCGTTGCCGGTGGCGCGGGATCTCGGCCTCACGGAGATCTTGCTCACGTGCAACGACGACAACGCGGCCTCCATTCGCGTGATCGAGAAGAACGGCGGAGCTTTGGGCGAAACGCGCGCACTGCAACCCGGCGGCGCCGTGAAGCGCTACTATTGGATCCGCTTGGCGCAAGGTCGACCCGAGTGA
- a CDS encoding FliM/FliN family flagellar motor switch protein, which yields MRISPYPWDALERLSHSAVALSTGARHAVARAVRVDRLSEAASAVLAGEVIVVLQEIRAADAPSSTEGTAISARTRDGSAEITLTVDDELAATAVARLLSQPVKLGAPHRPTDPALRGAFAALVMEIARRAHGEDLLSVWPSLPAAAGPGVEAVATVLLDGRGFGARAWVRLPPQPTRGSVGGVLSRLGHTPVALGVVVALGLADPGELTALQVGDAWLPGEGLWIDAGGAGRAALAAPGTEHGLGVDLSPDGRIVVRGDLVALSAEVDMADGEGDVGDVIAEAPLVVRVEVGSVTLSAREWAALRPGDVIETGHRIADPVVLRIGGREVARGELVSVEGEVGVRIRSLSTGNE from the coding sequence ATGCGGATCTCCCCCTACCCTTGGGATGCCCTGGAGCGGCTGAGCCACTCGGCGGTCGCGCTCTCCACCGGGGCGCGCCACGCGGTGGCGCGGGCGGTACGGGTGGACCGGCTGTCGGAGGCGGCGTCGGCGGTGTTGGCCGGCGAGGTGATCGTCGTGCTGCAGGAGATCCGCGCGGCAGACGCGCCCTCGTCGACCGAGGGCACGGCGATCTCCGCCCGCACGCGGGATGGCTCGGCGGAGATCACGCTCACCGTGGACGACGAGCTGGCGGCCACGGCGGTGGCGCGCTTGCTCTCGCAGCCCGTGAAGCTCGGCGCGCCGCACCGTCCGACGGACCCCGCGCTGCGGGGTGCCTTCGCCGCGTTGGTGATGGAGATCGCACGGCGCGCGCACGGTGAGGATCTGCTGTCGGTGTGGCCGTCACTGCCGGCTGCGGCCGGGCCCGGCGTCGAGGCCGTGGCCACGGTGCTGCTCGATGGTCGCGGCTTCGGCGCGCGCGCCTGGGTGCGCTTGCCCCCTCAGCCCACGCGCGGTTCGGTCGGCGGGGTGCTGTCCCGTTTGGGACACACACCGGTAGCCCTCGGCGTCGTGGTGGCGCTCGGGCTCGCGGATCCCGGCGAGCTGACGGCGCTGCAAGTCGGCGACGCTTGGCTTCCGGGTGAAGGGCTCTGGATCGACGCGGGTGGCGCCGGCCGCGCTGCGCTCGCTGCGCCGGGAACGGAGCACGGCTTGGGCGTGGATCTCTCGCCCGACGGTCGAATCGTGGTACGGGGCGATCTCGTGGCGCTGAGCGCCGAGGTGGACATGGCAGACGGCGAAGGCGACGTGGGGGACGTGATCGCGGAGGCTCCGCTGGTGGTGCGCGTGGAGGTCGGCTCCGTGACCCTGAGCGCTCGGGAATGGGCCGCGCTGCGACCGGGAGACGTGATCGAGACCGGGCATCGCATCGCGGATCCGGTGGTGCTGCGCATCGGCGGGCGCGAGGTCGCGCGGGGCGAGCTCGTGAGCGTGGAAGGTGAAGTCGGCGTGCGCATTCGCTCGCTGTCCACGGGGAACGAATGA
- a CDS encoding nuclear transport factor 2 family protein: MTIEETVRAYAAAWNENDDARRAELLETCWAADGVLVIPRGEIVGRRAVFDLIASYRSAQPTQRAVVAKLDHHHRCFRIQALAVNANGTTQGSQTEVGEVGPDGRITRVLSFTD; the protein is encoded by the coding sequence ATGACGATCGAAGAGACGGTTCGAGCGTACGCGGCGGCCTGGAACGAGAACGACGACGCGCGACGAGCCGAGCTTCTGGAGACGTGTTGGGCTGCAGATGGCGTGTTGGTCATTCCCCGCGGCGAGATCGTCGGGCGCCGGGCAGTGTTCGACCTCATCGCGTCCTATCGGAGCGCGCAACCGACCCAGCGCGCGGTGGTCGCCAAGCTCGACCATCACCATCGGTGCTTTCGCATCCAAGCGCTGGCGGTGAACGCAAACGGCACGACGCAGGGCAGCCAGACGGAAGTGGGCGAGGTGGGGCCCGACGGCAGGATCACCCGCGTGCTCTCCTTCACGGATTGA
- a CDS encoding RNA polymerase sigma factor produces MAAAVDRWTELAAKPEAADLADQVFELVYTQMRAIAAARHQELDDLVQIAAEQAFRALPSFEGRSQLSTWTYRICYHALVSHERWSSRFFRRFIVGREAPEWDDPTPLAEEELLRRERVARLRAALACVAPKRRAVVVLHDLEGLSIDEVADIVGAKRNTVKSRLRDGHRQLAKLLREDPYFGDAAGGAQR; encoded by the coding sequence ATGGCCGCCGCCGTCGATCGCTGGACCGAGCTCGCCGCCAAACCCGAGGCGGCGGACCTCGCCGACCAGGTGTTCGAGCTGGTGTACACGCAGATGCGGGCCATCGCGGCGGCGCGTCACCAGGAGCTCGACGATCTGGTGCAGATCGCGGCAGAGCAGGCGTTCCGCGCGCTGCCGAGCTTCGAGGGCCGCTCGCAGCTGTCCACTTGGACCTATCGCATCTGCTACCACGCGCTCGTCAGCCACGAGCGCTGGTCGTCGCGCTTCTTTCGACGGTTCATCGTGGGGCGCGAGGCGCCGGAGTGGGACGACCCGACGCCCCTAGCCGAAGAAGAGCTTCTGCGCCGGGAACGCGTCGCGCGGCTCCGCGCCGCCCTCGCCTGCGTCGCGCCGAAGCGACGCGCCGTGGTGGTGCTGCACGATCTCGAAGGGCTGAGCATCGACGAGGTGGCGGACATCGTCGGCGCCAAGAGAAACACCGTGAAGTCGCGACTGCGCGACGGACATCGCCAGCTCGCGAAGCTACTGCGCGAGGATCCGTACTTTGGCGACGCAGCCGGGGGGGCACAGCGATGA